The DNA sequence CTAAAATGTTTACAAGTGGATAACTAATAAACAAGTGAAGAAGAAacctatttaccaaaaaaaaaaaaaaaaagtgaagaagaATCTTCAACAATCCAGAAAGTtgcaagaaacaaaaaatataataaatatattttctctttcaaaAGGCTGAATTTCAACCCAATTAGCTCCTACACATATTCAAACCAAAATGAATAGGATAATATAGAGGccaatatatatagtttatctaTAGTGCGGACGGtcttcatgcggaccacagtattggtgaccgtttttcataatattggtgatgattttctaaaaattcatcgttaatactataaaaaatcatcactaatactgcagttCTCATGCAGTCCGTCTTCcttatagaatttccatatatatatatatatatatatatatgtactttgaAGCTCACCGGGTCGGGTGGGTTGATTGAGGACCCAAATAGGGCTGTGACAAAGTGGATAGATTCTGTCTTGTCGGTCAATCGGATATAGGAATTTACCCACGGGTTACGCTTTCTTTGGTTCTCTTTAGACTTAGGAGAGAAGCTTTTATTCGATTTTACCATGAGGACGTTTCTTTTGTGATATTGCTTTCCCATCACTTTCTTTTATGCTTTATTTGGTACTTACTTTTTTTCCcactaaattataatatataattttaaaaaacatatcCAAAATATTTGATGctcatattttgaaaaaaggaaaagaaaaagaaattaatgattTATTATCAACATTTCTAAAAAAGTGCAACAATAATAAGCATTATTTCAATTTTCCAAATGCATAATTTGTAATTATCTTTTTCAAtactttccaaataaaaaataaaaatcttttcaatttcatttcatCATCAATAATAGCGGATGGATTGTACCTTTCTCTTCTATTAAACGACAAGAAATGCACGGACAATTATTTTGCAAATCTTATCCCATAgttaatatgtaaataaaatgaatatatttcTCAGTATAATCAAAAATATCATTATTGAGTATTGACCTAAATTTAGGTACATGATTATGGTATCCAAGAATTGCATAAAAAAGAGAGACAGAAACAGCAAATAGCATTTTAGGGCAGAGGATGCTTAATTACAAAGTAAACTAATGAATCAAAtataagttataaaaatataaaaggagtTTTGATATGTTAAGCAATGCTGTTAAACTTattattccccaaaaaaaataaataaataaataaaaaattgtaattagaCTTGTACAAAACTGGTAGTGACATGACAATCTAatgcttaatttatttttcaccttttttggGCTATATTTTACCTGAAATAAATTTAATCAGCACAATCTTACAAATTATTAGACAATATCtcttcataaaaaataactgggataaaattgaaaagaaacaaaaaataataataataataataattagatgaaagtaagagGTTTTTACTGTAAATAGCTAAGAAAAAGAGTTGAATACAGCGAAGAAGAGTGAGATTGTGCCACCAAACATTCCTTAGCAAAGGAACCACCAGTCTTTGGTTACCTCAACTTTCCTCTCTGTTTCTACTTCTTCGTATCAACCGCCATTATACgctctctttctttcctctctGTCTTTCTTTCTCATTATCATATCAACCAAaggcatatttttctttttttcattttattttctgtgACGGATTGAGGAATCCCccatagagagagagattatGAAGATGGCTCAGTTGAAGTTCATGGTTCCCCTGCTTTTCTCGCTTTGTCTGATCCTACCTCTGACCCTAGCCAACGACGTGCATTATTGCggtataaaaaaaacaaaaatttgcttCTAACTCTCTTGTATTCTTCAAAATAGTTTCTTTTAAATTAGTCCAacgtttttttcttctttttttttttttttttttttttttgttttttccttcgaTTTTAGATTAGGGTTTCGATTCTTTATTTACTTCCACCATATGTTTCTCATGTTgagtttaaagtttaaaactatCCCATAATAAACCATTCATTCATATATTGGGATTTgaacataatataaatatttgagctgTCTTTGTTTTGTAGCAGATGTTTAGTGTATGGgtctatatgtatatgtgtgcaGTTTATTCAATGGGGTTTTACTTTTAAGGGTAGAATTTGATTTTGGTGGTTGCTTTGCTGTTAATGGGGGCATTATGAAGTATTAGCTGATATATGTTATATGTTTTGGGGAATCTACAACATAAGCACAGATAAGAAGGCTGAATATGATGTCAAGGTTAAAGCAGTTGATATATCTCCTTATCCTATTGCAAGAGGAAAGCCGGCCACCTTCAGCATTTCTGCAACTACAGGTACTCTCTGCCAAATTGCTTATCTTCTTGTTACTCAGTTGGTTGTTTGTTCTGTTTGCCCTATCCTCTGGTTGATGCAGCATTTACATCAATTTGAGAAAATTGACCTTGCTCTTTTTCCTCGAAAATCTGTTTCACTAGCTTTCGTATAAGGTTAATAATGCCATCTTCCAAGTTTCAACTTTTTCAGTTCTTTTTGTCTGGTTTGGCTGGTTTTCATCTTTATTTGCCACTTGCCAAAAGCCATTGTTCTAAAATCTACTTCAACAATGCACCTTGTTCTCTATAGAGAAGGATGTATGCATACAATTGTTAATAGCTGAAGGTTGGAGGTGGAACATGGGCTTTTGGAATGCATGTGGCATAATCaacagccttttttttttttttttttttctgttctcctttttcttAAATGTGGCTATATTGTTTCTTTCAGTGTTGTTTAGTTCTtcggtaaataaataaaataaaataaaataatgattggAATTAAATCTAGGAGGAGCATAAAAAGTCATACTTTTGATTCAGTAAATCAAGCTTTAAGATTTTGATGGTTATGCAAGTGAAATTTTTCAAGGGAAAAAGCTTTTCAGTTTTACATTTCCCCCAAGGGCTCTGCTAGGCTTTTTGTAACATCTTTTTGAATAGGAAAGCCTTTTAGAAAATCCTATGCTCTTTGAAGAGCTTGCTGTGAATGTTttgttcctttttgtttttttattttttattttttgactgttttgtttttgttttttgttttcattttttgttgatttttaccCAAAGCTTTTTATACATGCTAACAGGTGAAGCAATATCTGGAGGGAAATTGGTGATTGATGTATCTTATTTTGGATGGCACATCCACAGTGAGAGCCATGACCTTTGTTCAGAAACCTCTTGTCCTGTTTCAACTGGTGATTTTGTGGTTTCTCACTCTCAAGTTTTGCCTGGATTTACTCCACCTGTAAGCTCTTTGTTCCTTTCACTTATCATATTTATGTGTGACTGTAAGAATAGACAAGTTCTCTAAGTTTAATTGGTCCACATCCAGAACAATACAAAGACTGAGGTctaacatttattaatcatccaGCATTATTATGTAGGACCTTTGGGCAAATTCTTCGTGCTTAATGGTCTAACACAAATTATTAGAAACTGAAAACGACATAAAGGGGAGATTATGTGCAAGTTGGCCTCTCAGTTTTATTTACATAGGAAGTATACTCATCAAAAAGCTGATGGACGTTTAATCTTCCTACTTCCCTTGCTTTTACCACATCAAACCCAGAACCCTTGCTTTTACCACATCAAACCCAGAAGTCTTATTCTAAGACCCAATCtatctttttctatttcctttGAGCATTTTCATTGAACCTAAACCTACGTTTACCAATAGGCTACTAAAAGGTGGCCAATTTGAGTGCAAATTTTATGATATGAATCTTTATGTTTCTTTGCTGTCTTGCATTTCTGACAATACTTCTACATGCAGGGTTCATACTCCCTTAAAATGAAGATGTATGACGGAAAAGGCAATCAGCTAACATGCATTACTTTTGATTTCTACATCGGATTTGCATCGTCTGTGGCGGATATTTAATATCTTcaaaatattggctctctagcCTACCCATCACTGCCATACTGCATATGATGTGTAAAAAGAAATCTCAATGCATATTTTTCTGTACTTTACACCCCCTTTGATAGTTATGTTTTAGCTTACTATCCTGTGAAGCATCCATCATACTTGTTTTTGTCTTTGAGAacattaataattgttaatgcACAGCTATTTTAAAATAGGTTATAATATGTCATTACAGTGGTTATTAATGCTATTTAGTAATTTTGTTTCTggggcaaatttttttttttttttttttttttttttttgaatttacgATTGCCATTGCACAAATCTCCGAGTAAGATAAATGTGTGATTCCAAGATTCTTAATGAAATACAACAGTAAAATGGTTGGCACAATtgcatttaaataataagtttaATTCCTGATTTAACATGGTTCATGATTAATAATTCTCGACACGGGTCCAGTAAATAAGGTTCTCTTAAGACTTCCAAATACCACGATCAAAAGCATATGTTCTGATTTGTTTGTAATTATCCGAGTATGGATTGGGTTGAATGAATTCCACCACATGCTAAGGCAGAGAGTAATTGTTTCCAAGCTTTCTCCACATACGTATAGGCCTGCCCCTACTCTGCACGAACCAGAGCCAGGACAACAACACAATGGACTATTTTGGCGTGATTATTGGATGTGATTGAGGGTTGAAAAATCTAATTTAGTGTCCTCttggtacaaaaaaagattTTCAATCACTTTAGTTGTTATCCCGAGGGTTCCAAATTATACAGAAGAAAGTTGCTTTCCCTCAATGGCAATTGAATCATGGCCACTGGGCAGACCTTGTCTCCCCTGTGCATTTAGCCATTGTTCTTTTGACACCATTTAGATCACAAAACCACTGGCAAATCAAATTTTGCCACTTAAAGTATATGGAACTTAGCTACCCTCTGGAAACTTATGCAGGGACATATCAACCATTTGATTGTGTTTGGTTCTATGATCAAGGCACCAAATGGTTGGTGATGAGGATCAATGAAAAATAACCCATCAGACAGTCCAGTCCCCACTGTATTCAAGTACCATTCACGACTTTAAAAAGCATCCAACATTCAGCTTTCCAGTTTCCACTTACTCAGCCCACAACAACACCCAAGAGAAAAAATTATCTACAGAGCTAATCGCTTCTCATCCCTTCCCTTTACTAGCCAACACTGACCCTCTTctcccccccccctctctctctctctctctctctctctctctctctctcactcacacacacacacacattcttTTTTGAGTTTGCTCACATGCTATCCTTTCTTGAGGATTAAACAAAAGTAAGAGATGATGAAAGGAGTTAAGGGAAAATTCCTTAAGAAATTCAAAGCCATCCAAACCATAGGGACTCTGAAACAAGGCTTAGTCTTTCACCAATTAAATCCCACCTCTGAGAAGTTATCCAATATTCGAAACACTCAACCCCCACCACTACTTCACAGAGAACAAGAGCTCAAGAACGACCATAATCTTCTCTCAGACCAACTACTTGGAAGTAATGGTTTATCCAAACGCTTTAAAGATCTTAACCATGAAGATATGGAATCCGAGTTCAATGTCTGTGAAAAGGTCAAGGAGAATGTTTCACCCACCATAGATACTTCAGGTTCTCCAATCTTCTCTGAAATCACCATGGAAGAAGAACATCATGCTCATCAGGAAGCAAAAGGTGATGATTTTAatgatgatgttgatgatgaAATTTACCCATCTTTATCAGATTTCCAAGAGAAATGCCCACCAGGAGGAAACAATGCAATCATTCTATATACGACGAGTCTAAGAGGAATAAGAAAGACATTCGAGGACTGTCATGCTATAAGGTTCTTGTTGGAAAGTTTTAGAATCGTGTTCTACGAGAGAGATGTTTCCATGCACTTGGATTTCAGAGAAGAGTTGTGGAAGATATTGGGAGGCCGAGTAATCCCTCCGAGGCTTTTTGTTAAAGGAAGGTATATTGGAGGAGCTGATGAAGTAGTAGGACTCCATGAACAAGGTAAGCTCAAGAAGCTGTTGGAAGGCATACCAATCGAGCTGTCCAATTCAACTTGCACTGGCTGTGCCAACATGAGGTTTCTGGTTTGCTTCAATTGCAATGGAAGTCGCAAGGTCTTGAAAGATATTGGTGagaataatgatgatgatttgTATATTAGATGTCCTGATTGTAATGAGAATGGGTTGGTTAAATGCCCCATCTGCTCCTGAAAATCTTACTGATATTTCCCTTTATTTGGTTTTCTTGGTTTTTCATGTTAAAAGTTTTATCAGTGTGTAAAATGCTAGAAATAATATATGATGCATTAGATTATTCTCAAACTGACATCTTGTCCCTGTATATTtctatatatcattttatctctttcttgggtttttatttttctttttcttttctgggaATGATCATGAAATGGGATGTGTATATATTAGGTACATAATAAAAGACCAGTTGTATTACATATATGCAAGCAACATTCATTTCGATTTCTATGCCTAaagaacagaaaaaataaaaaagacattcATTAACCAAATACATACAGGAATATGAGACAAGGTAGAATCTGATCTTGAAACAGGGTTGGAAATGATGAgtataaagataataaaattgaaaatgatgaggttgaattaaatggaaattcagAACTTTCTTTTATGGTATATGTGAATGATGAGTGGGGATGCACATGGGTGTTCCCATGATTTAGAGGAAAAGTCACGATTTGATAACAAAAGCTATGTAATAAAAAGGATGGAGGTGTGGGGTTTATGATGAACCATTCACGCCAACAGCAACTTTATGGTAAAGGGTCAAAcccaacttttcttttcttttttcttttctttttttttttcccaattattttttacttcatCATGGCCAAGAAGGAAGGCTGTACCATTCATTcaattctaaaatataaaaattaaaaattaaaaaaacaaaaataaaaaaaaaacctaaggtgtttaaattttgatgGAGTAGATTAGTTCCAATGATTGAGTATCTCTCTTTTGAGAATATGAGTTTAAATCATATAAACTGTGGAAAATTTTGGatagattgaaaaataaataatttactccaaaaaaaaaagtatttaaattttgatacatTAGAGTATTATCATCGTTTCGGTAAAAACTCAGTTACACTTGTGAAAATATAAACATGGATTTACACAGAGGAACGATACATCAACTTTTACTCTtcctaacattttatttttaactaaaaatcttattagaatctctttttttttttttttttttaggacgGACAATTAGAACTTTAATTTGGATATCTGAACGAATCCATGCAAACATGGGCTTATCTTAGAATTTGGGTTCCAACTAGCCCATTAAAGTTCCAGGTCTCCAAAGAGTACGAGCCCAGTGGTTTTGCAGATTGGCAAAGGAACCACAAAGGTCAAGCCCACCCAACCTAATCTTCTTACACTTTGagctactttttaattttaaactaaGAAATTAGAGAATTGGAAACTCATTACAGCAGATGACTTCTTTCTTAGGTATGATGGGTCATCAACCTGTATTCAACGGTTCGATTCAAAGTGATGGATTTGAGAAAACCGACGGTGATACTACTTTTTCTGAAGACAAAAAAATACTCCTAAATGCAGCTTATGAAAAGCTAAAAACTCttcaattttttacttttttttttaagttcaggCAGAGGGTCAGCTAAATTTTTCGCTTTTGTGGGTCGCCGATTAAAAGCAAGCTTTAGTTGCTGCAAACTCAATTAGACTATGTGAGAGAGATTCATTTCATGAAGAGGTCAAAATTTCAgatctctttttttaatttatctctACCAAAGACCATAATTGTTGTCATTAATTCGACATCATTGACACTATAAAGAAATCGACTAAAAGTGGTAGCTTTTTAAACACAGGACAGTGCCTTGGAAGGAACTCTGTTGGGATGTCAATTTTGGAGATTAATCAGtgctaaaacaaataataataataataatagaagtaTTAGTAGACGACATTTTTTTAAtcactatttatattgattatattaatatgaaaGCAGAAATTTGGGTGTTGTTCAAGGTTCTAGAGGGCATATTCTGAGACTGCCCCGAATTTCCATTGGAAAAAGAACCACACAACTCTTTTGTATTACATCAGGTAGGAGTGGAAGAAAGTGCTTTGTGGGGAATCAAATAGAAAACTTCGGGCCTGAAATTTTTCCACACAGAAAAAGCTTGCATCGTAAAGAATCTTTTAACGTCCTTCAAGACCAAGACTTGAAAAAGCTTGTTCCTTTTTGCTTCATaaagtttgaaaagttttgTCTATCTTTACATCTTTTTAATATACGGAAAAATGGGATGGAATATCTGGCTTCTAATCAGAACAATTGTACTAAAGCGTATATTATCATATGGGAAATTGGAATCAGAAAGTATCTGTAGAACAGTTAGATAATCCTTGCACCAGCCTGCTAAAGTTATATATAAACACTCAAAAAGGAGAATATTTTGAGATTTGCAACAGACATTTAGACATCAGAAGTTAGAACCTACTTATtagaaatagaaacaacgtgTACAGACCCAGTTTCAGAGGGGTAAAAACTAGAGACACAGCAGAGTAGGCAAACAGATaaaagacaagaaaagaaaaagcttcaaaaatggaaaattacaGACCCTTTCATTTTTCACTTACCTATGGATAGACACAACCCCACCCTCCGTTGTGCCACTATAACAAGCTAAGATGGTATCCTCTTTGTTAATAACCCACCTTGCAACAAAACAAAGACttccacaacaaaaaaaaagtgaccAAAAACAAGTTAGCCTAGAGACACTTCCTACAATTTACACTTTTATGCAGCAACATCCGTTATGGCAACTTCAGTAGTTTGTGAAGCAACTGTGGACACTTCAACCTCAGCAGCTTGCATAGCAACCGTTGATGACACTTCTGCTACTGGAATATCAGGAAGACGTTGTACGAACCGGGTGTAGTTGAATTCGATCTGTAACCGTTGATGAAGGGGTGTTGATGCCATTAATCCCTTTCTTATATCTGCCTGCAACTCCCTTATTGGAATGGCAGCCAAAAAGCTCTTAATGTACTCCTTGCAAGACTCCTTTCCCCGACAAACAATTTCCTCCTCTTTTATCTGCTCATCAGGCTTAGTTACTGCTGCCTCCGTTACAGAGCCCTCCTCCTTTGTAttgagctgctggtttttgggTTGCTCCACCACTGCTGACACAATCATCTGATCGTTGGCTCTTTTATCATCTGACGCTTGTACAACATTTGACATTTTGTAGATTACAGTGTCATGGTCAAATTTCAAAACATAGGCTTGATTACATCCCTCATAAAGCCTCTCCCCTAAAGTGTCAACTATATAATACGCCTCTGGTTCAACCTTGAGTATGAAGAAGTGGTCATTCCAACTTACAATATAAACTTGAGTTTCACCAGTGCTTGAACATTCCATTCCAGCCCGGCTTATCTCATCCCAAATGTTATCAAAGGACATGGCACCATGTAAAAAGTCAAATCGACCCTCATCCATCCCCTCGGGGTGGAAAAATCCAATAAAGGATTTCCCTGGAACTACAGAAAGAGGACGTATTTTGGCTTGGAGGACCGTTTCAAGATCAAAGTGTTTGTCAGGAAACCTCTCCCTGTAAATCTCATTCTCACAAAGATTCCTCCATTCTAGTGATCCTTCTCGGATCAGACTATCAAATTGGGACTTGATGGGCATAAGATCATGGTTGTTTTGAAACCAATCAGCAATGACAGCTACAAGAGCTGTACATGCGCTCTCACCAGCTGCCCGCTCACTCCGCTGATCAATGGAAGCAAAGAAGACCTGTGTTTGAAGCTTCATGTGCCCATCACGGCTTGTAACTTCTTTGTGCTCCCAACTGCCTATGGCAAAATTGTCATCCCCAAATTCTGACACTGAAGACCGATTTGCAGAAGAATCCTCCTCCGTCTTATGCCACTGCCAACAAGTTGTCATTTATGGTGTTAGAACTTGAATCTCccttaatttggaaaattttatacaattttaaatattaataagatgatgatattgtctGCAAAGTATGCTTTTATGTAATTTAGAAATTTCAAACTACCAGCTAGTTGCTTAGCCAACAATACAAGACATTGATACTTAGAGCAACATATGACCTATCAAGTAAATAAAGTTCAGCTCATACCCaatgttttttttccccctcttctCCTTACTAAGATTGAAAAGCAAGCGATTGGTAGAGGATACTTACCCCAAGAGATAGAGATTCATCAGAGCTAAGCTGCCTCCGATCAAAATCAATATCATCACCACCTTCTTCTCCATAAGCCTTCTTTAATAATGGTTCTCCTTTGGCTTTAGGAGACCTGAAGCTCAGCTTTCTTTTCCTCCAAGATAGCAAACCTCGCTTTGAACTTTGGAGTAATGATGGCTCAGAGACTGAGGCAGTTGAATCCTCAATGTGTGAACACCCCACATCTGACTTACGATTGCTATAATACACCCAATCCTCATCTTCATTGTCCCTCTTGTTCGAATATATTGACCCTCCAGCATAGTTTGCATGTGCCAGTGACCCATAACTGAAAGACTTCCTAACAGTGGAATCCTCTTTACCCTCATCTGATTCACCTTCCTCAAAATCATCAAGTGAATCTGAATCAAAAGGGTAGTTGTACTCCCCATCCTCACTCCTGGCAGAGCACCTGCCCTCACTGCCTTCTTCTTCACGGCAGGCCTTCTTGGCTTTCCGGGTAGAGACATACCCTGTAAAAATCTTTACTTTCCTAAGTCCAGCTTTAAGAGCTGAAAGCTCATCCTTTTCTGTTGAGGTGGTTTCTGCTGGCGAAGGAGCAGGCACTATTGATCTTTGTACTGGCTCTGTGGTTTCTTGTGCAGTTCTCAATTCCAAGAAGCTGAGTGATATCTACAAGGTTTACAGAAGCTCAAGGTCAGAAACCGCCGAACTTCAGGAAAATtcacaacaaaaagaaaaggacaaagtggtaaaaaaagaataaaattgtcTAATagataagcaaataaataaaatatgtcaaaaaaaataaatccataaaACAGGAAATTCATAGCAGAAACAAACGAAAAAAGTCTTGTAAAACCAATTGAAAGGTACATACACAGAGTGAGGGGCAAGTCTCAGCAGCAGCAGCACCACCACCACCTGGTAATGCGAGGGGGATATTTACATCAAGCTCTTTCTCTTCAGCTGCAGAAACAAATTCAGCAATGTTCACCAATGCTGTCCCAATAATAGGAACCTTGTTCTTTGGTCCTTGATTCAGACCctaggataaaaaataaaaataaaaatagta is a window from the Ziziphus jujuba cultivar Dongzao chromosome 11, ASM3175591v1 genome containing:
- the LOC107433621 gene encoding uncharacterized protein At5g39865 yields the protein MMKGVKGKFLKKFKAIQTIGTLKQGLVFHQLNPTSEKLSNIRNTQPPPLLHREQELKNDHNLLSDQLLGSNGLSKRFKDLNHEDMESEFNVCEKVKENVSPTIDTSGSPIFSEITMEEEHHAHQEAKGDDFNDDVDDEIYPSLSDFQEKCPPGGNNAIILYTTSLRGIRKTFEDCHAIRFLLESFRIVFYERDVSMHLDFREELWKILGGRVIPPRLFVKGRYIGGADEVVGLHEQGKLKKLLEGIPIELSNSTCTGCANMRFLVCFNCNGSRKVLKDIGENNDDDLYIRCPDCNENGLVKCPICS
- the LOC107433649 gene encoding uncharacterized protein LOC107433649, giving the protein MVVKMMRWRPWPPLVTKKYEVRMVVRRLEGCDLVRESAGGAELGKLTVEIRWKGPKLALSSLRRTAVKRNFTREVDAAVSQNGVVDWDEEFQSLCSFSVYKDNVFHPWEIAFTVFNGLNQGPKNKVPIIGTALVNIAEFVSAAEEKELDVNIPLALPGGGGAAAAETCPSLCISLSFLELRTAQETTEPVQRSIVPAPSPAETTSTEKDELSALKAGLRKVKIFTGYVSTRKAKKACREEEGSEGRCSARSEDGEYNYPFDSDSLDDFEEGESDEGKEDSTVRKSFSYGSLAHANYAGGSIYSNKRDNEDEDWVYYSNRKSDVGCSHIEDSTASVSEPSLLQSSKRGLLSWRKRKLSFRSPKAKGEPLLKKAYGEEGGDDIDFDRRQLSSDESLSLGWHKTEEDSSANRSSVSEFGDDNFAIGSWEHKEVTSRDGHMKLQTQVFFASIDQRSERAAGESACTALVAVIADWFQNNHDLMPIKSQFDSLIREGSLEWRNLCENEIYRERFPDKHFDLETVLQAKIRPLSVVPGKSFIGFFHPEGMDEGRFDFLHGAMSFDNIWDEISRAGMECSSTGETQVYIVSWNDHFFILKVEPEAYYIVDTLGERLYEGCNQAYVLKFDHDTVIYKMSNVVQASDDKRANDQMIVSAVVEQPKNQQLNTKEEGSVTEAAVTKPDEQIKEEEIVCRGKESCKEYIKSFLAAIPIRELQADIRKGLMASTPLHQRLQIEFNYTRFVQRLPDIPVAEVSSTVAMQAAEVEVSTVASQTTEVAITDVAA
- the LOC107433603 gene encoding uncharacterized protein LOC107433603, giving the protein MKMAQLKFMVPLLFSLCLILPLTLANDVHYCDKKAEYDVKVKAVDISPYPIARGKPATFSISATTGEAISGGKLVIDVSYFGWHIHSESHDLCSETSCPVSTGDFVVSHSQVLPGFTPPGSYSLKMKMYDGKGNQLTCITFDFYIGFASSVADI